The genomic stretch TCTTCCAACTTGATCTATGTATTCACTATTGAGCAACATGTAGAGGGAAAAAATAACATACAACAAAGGAGAAAACCACTTCATGTTTCTCTTAACGCCCTTTGTTGCTTTCGATCGAACCTCGATGTATAATTTTAGATAGTTTGTATCAAGTGTGCTTGCAATAGGTCACTTTGGCTACTACAAATAACACTTCAGAACTTTTCATCTTTCGATATCCCTTGAGGTTCATCTCAAACAATAGTTTTCTTGATATGAATTAGTTGCCTCAATTATTTTGTCAAACTAGAAACATCACAACTCTTCCCCACTATGCTAAATCAATACAACTGCGGTAGCGGCTCTGTAGTGTCAAATTGCAGCTTCAGTTACAATTAATACATTCtaacaaaatttaaatttaaaattatgTGGTAACTTGGAATTTATTTTCATTCGGGGGCCGAAACTTTGGCCACCAAGTCAGAAAATTCCTGAGCGTAGCTCGACACCGTGCTGGATTCCACTCGGCTGACATCCAACCTCGGTATGGCCCGATGGAGGATTCGCACCCCACATTCGCACCTCCGTTTCAATTACGGGAGTTGAACTCTACAGCAAAaccctatctatctatctatctatctatctatctatctatctatctatctatctatctatctatctatctatctatctattatctatctatctatctatctaactatctatctatctatctatctatctatctatctatctatctatctacttGCAATATACAGATATGACATATGACAGACTAACAGAGTAGTGATCGATTGTAGGCAGAGTAGGGACCAGTTGTAATATTTTTCCGTCTGCGACTTCTTGTCAAACTTCTTCTTAATTAGTTGAATGGGGCAAAAGTTTTGTCCCTGTTTAAAAAAATATATTGTGTACTGTTGAATAGGTAGTATAAGCAAATTATCATTTCATAGGCCGCAAAACAAAACAAGGTACTTGCACAATCACGTACACTCATGTGCCTCCAACTTAGCTCTCCCTATATTCGTCAATAGAAAAGAAATGCGCTTCCACCTCCGGAGAAAAAGTCAGAAGGACAAGGGGTACGGTGCACCACGACGCCGCACTCGGCCTCGAACTCGTCTGCTATATCATGAAAATAGCGCCCAGCAAGGACATTGACCAGCTCCGGGGGAAGTAAACTCTTCGCCCATTCTCGTGTCTGCTTTATAATTAGGCCAAATTGACCATGTATGAGGAAGAGGTGCACAGCGAAGGCTACAAGAGGGCCCGTCGGTCGGCCGCCCAAATACTGTCCGCTATGCATAGACGTGCTGAACCGAATAATCATGATGGTGTTGACGTGATCCTTGGCTAGCTAATCACAGCCTGAAGAGTTGGCTTTCCTTCTAATTTACCAGATTAAGACTGGGCATGCGCGCCTGTAGAGAGTAGAGACATGTATGAAGCGCCCAGAGTCAATGGTATAATATGGTGCCCCAACAGCCGCTGGCATGTGTGTGATGGAGCTATCAACGCCGCTAGCAATGACGGGCGGTCCATGGCTGCTGATCCTCTGCCTCGCCGCCGGCGCTGTACTCCAAGCTTGCGCTCAGCCTGACAGCAAAGGTATGCTATTTCGGCCGGTAAGGTCATCGAGATGATGGATGCATGTTTtcacagatcacaatccttttgAACCATGCACTTGCCATGGTACATGCTTCATCAAGTCTCTAGAGATTCATACGGCCGATCTGAATCTAAGCGAAGACCGACCGATCTTACGGCCAATATATATGCACTGTAGGATTCATAAGCATAGACTGCGGCCTCTCGGGGAAGACGGGCTACATGGACGACAAAACCAAGATCTCGTACTCCCCGGACGCCGGGTTCATCGACGTAGGCACCAACCACAACATCTCGGCCAAGTACATGCACACTGCCAACAGCAAGCACCTGCACAACCTGCGCAGCTTCGCCGGCATGCGCAACTGCTACACGCTCCGTTCCCTTGTGCCCGGGGCCAAGTACATCATCCGGGCCACGTTCAAGTATGGCAACTATGACGGCCTTAACCGTCCACCGGCGTTCGACCTCCATGTAGGTGTCAATTACAGGCACACCGTGGACATTACAAATCCATACGAGATGGAGCACGTGGAGGTCATGATCGTCGTGCCAGACGACTTCGTGCAGGTGTGCCTTGTCAATACCGGCGCCGGGGCGCCCTACATCTCTAGCCTTGACCTGAGGCCGCTGGACAGGTCACTCTACCCGCAGGTGACCGCAGCGCAGGGGCTGGCTCTGGCATTCAGGATCAACTTCGGCCCAACCGACCACACCGACATCGTCAGGTATCCCGATGACCCACACGACCGGATATGGTATCCTTGGTTGAACGACTGGACCGAGATATCGACGACGCAGAAGGTGTATAACAGCTTGGGAAACAACAGTTTCTTCATGGTGCCATCGGCGGTGTTGCAGACCGCGGTAATTCCGCTGAACGTCTCTAGGAACATAAAGATCTCATGGATCTCCAGGCCCACCACTATGGACCCGGGACGTTTGGGGTGCATCGTCATCTTGTACTTCGCCGAGCTACAGGTCATCCCCGCTAATGCCGTGCGCCAAATGAACGTCGTGCTCAACGACAAGCCGTGGTATACAACAGGCTTCACGCCCGAGTACCGCTATGCCGCTGTCACCTATAACACTCTTCCCTTCGAATACCTAATCTACGAGCTCTCCATCGAGGCTACTAATAACGCGACGCTGCCGCCATTCATCAACGCTGCCGAGATCTTCTTCGTCTTCGCCACCACCAACCTTGGCACAGATTCCCAAGACGGTATGTTACTACTACTAAACCCAGACAAACAGGTGATGATTTACCAGCAAAAAAGAGAGTTGATGATTCATTGTGCCATGGCGGTTAACTGCAGTATCTGCAATCACGGCGATCAAGGCGAAGTATCGGGTGACAAAGAACTGGATGGGAGATCCGTGCGTTCCTAAGACCATGGCTTGGGATAGCTTGACCTGCAGCTACACCATTGACAGCCGTTCAAGGATCACAAGCGTGTAAGTCGTTCCATATGTGTACGGAAGATGCGTGCTTGCAGCCTTGCACATCTACCGTGTAGTGAAGCTGCTGAACCACTTGAAATTTGCTCTCTGCAGAAACTTGTCTTCCAGTGGTCTGAATGGTGACATATCGTCTTATTTCACCAACCTCAAGGCAGTCCAGTCCTTGTATGTTCGGACCTTTTGATCTATTTTGGGCTAGTTTGTAGCTTTTATGCAAAAGCAAATGCTCAGAAAGTGATCTTGTTTCATATTTTGCAGGGACCTGTCAAACAATAATTTGATAGGCTCAATTCCAGAAGCCCTTGCGCAATTACCTTTTTTGACGGTTTTGTATGTCCGCAAACTTTGTCCAATTATATACCGTATTTTTATGAAATTTCGTTTTGAGAGTGCTAGTATTTTTGTTTCCATAGAGATTTGTCAGGCAATCAGCTCAATGGATCAATCCCCTCAGGGCTCctcaaaagaattcaagagggttCCCTGAAACTAATGTACCGCTCTATTCCATTTATCTGACATGTGTCTTGAAGAATATCATTAACGAGCATCTCCATTTGATATTTTGTCAGATATGGCAACAATCCAAACCTCTGCATCAATGGCAATTCATGCCAACTGCATGCAAAAAAGAACAGCAAGTTGGCACTCTATATTGCTGTCCCTGCAGTTTTGCTTGTTGTGATAGTATTAGTGGCAATACTACTCATTTGCTTGCTAAAACGAAAGAAGCAAGGTGAGGCTTCGGCATGAGCGAACAAATTGTCGGATAGTACATTAATTTTCCCATACGTGAGCACCACTAACGTTAGCTAGTGCTATTCGTCACCTATGAAGGATCAGTGGACAACTCCATAATGCTGCAGAATGAGACGGTCACAAGCCACGCAATAGCAAACCATGTCGCCGATTACAGTTCGCTGCAACGTCTTGAGAGCCGTCGGTTCACGTATAAGGAGCTTGAGATAATCACAAACAACTTCCAGCAAGTGCTCGGTCAGGGAGGGTTTGGGTACGTCTACAGCGGCTTCCTGGAGGACGGTGCGCAGGTTGCGGTGAAGCTGCGGTCACATTCTTCCAATCAAGGAGTCAAGGAGTTCCTCGCAGAGGTAAAATTTCCTTTATAGCAGTTGATGTGTCAGGATTCTAGAGACCTCAAACTGAAATTTGATATATTTTTCCAGGCTGAGATTTTGACACGGATTCATCACATGAATCTTGTCTCCATGGTTGGTTACTGCATGGATGGGGAGTACATGGCCCTTATCTACGAGTATATGCCAGAAGGAACCTTGCAAGAGCACATTGAAGGTATGTAAGTTGCTTAGAGGTACTAGCTTCTGAATTCAGTAATTCGAGACAATTTGTTGTTACTTCAGCATTGCTAGCATACTTGATATTGTTGTTCACCTTCCAATATCAATTATTTTCAGGAAGCAACCGCAATGGAGCATGTCTGTCCTGGCCACAGAGGCTTCGAATCGCACTTGAATCTGCGCAAGGTATGCACTTGAGTGTATAGCCACTTTTTTAccgctgctgttgttgttgcacATCTTTTGTTTCAAGAAACCCGAGCACCAATCGGTCTGATAATATTTAGGGCTAGAGTATCTGCACAAGGGCTGCAACCCACCCATCATCCATAGGGATGTGAAGGCCACCAACATCCTGTTGAACTCGAAGTTGGAGGCTAGGATTGCTGACTTTGGCTTGTCCAAGGCCTTCAATAGCAATGATACCCACGTGTATACGAACACACTCGTCGGCACACCCGGATACGTCGATCCTGAGTACCAGGCGACAATGCAGCTCACGACCAAGAGCGATGTGTACAGCTTCGGAATCGTGCTGCTGGAGCTGGTCACGGGAAAGCCAGCCATTCTGCGGGAGCCAGAGCCCATCAACATCATCAGTTGGGCACGACAGCGACTGGCACAGGGCAACATCGAGGCCGTGGTGGATGAGCGCATGGGCAGTGACTATGATGTTAATTCGGTGTGGAAGGCTGCAGACCTTGCCCTCAAGTGCACTGCATACTCCTCAATGCAGCGTCCCACCATGACCGACATGGTGGCACAGTTGCATGAGTGCATCGAGCTAGAGAATGCTGGGGATTATGCAAATACTGGCGTCTACACCAGTAGCAGCGACAATGACCCAAACATGAGTTATGATGCTTATCCCACTGATCAGTCCAGTATTGTGAGAAGAAATAGCACTGCGTTTGAGATGGAACACAATCTTAGGAGGAAGACAACAATGCCCACTGGTCCAGATGCACGTTGAAGACTTGTATGTTTCATGTCAGTCTGTACCAATTGCAACCGTTGATTCTATAGTTTTCTTCTTGAAGTGATATCTACGGTATTTCTGAGCATCTTGGTTTAGTGAGTGTACATCTAATAGATATACATGCATCTGAAGTGTGTGCTATTTAATTTCTTTAGTGGAGCCTTTTGGGTCGATGCATGTATATATACTAGTTGAtttcccgcgcgttgctgcgggcaTTTTAAAAGATTTTCTTGATGCAAAAGCATGAACCATCTGTGAAATTAACACTCATTTTGTATGGTATCAGTTGTGGAACATTAGTGTAACATATTGGGAGATGTAAAATGCGTGAGTAATGTCCAATTTAATCATGCAATATGGACGAAAATAGACTGAAGAAGTTGTATCCCAGCTAAAAGAAAGTTAAACGACTTTGTTCACATGCTCCCTCAGAGATAAATTGCATAAATAATTCTCTACCATACACGAAATCATGACTCAATCAACCCATAATCATATTTCCTGATTCCAAATGGGAACAATAGACATACAGAAAGGTGACATGCTATGGGATAGTAATGTATATTACACTTGCTCAGCAAGATACTAACCATAGATTAGCTTACTTCTTGTTACCATTGCAGCCACGATTATTCTGAAGATGTATTCAGCAAGACTACATGTGTACTCGCAAAGAAAGGATACCAATCCAGACAGTTCGATTAAACATGCTCTGCTGGGAAATCAATGAGTGCTCTTTTTATATTTTCTGTGATCCTGTGACTGCCTAGGTTCGTAAATATTTTGATTAAGGTTGAAGATTGAAGAAAACTATGATCCAAACAAAGCATTAATCGAAATCATAAAAGTTTAGAAGAAAAAATAATGTTGTGGAACATTAGTGTAACATATTGGGAGATTTAATTTTTGTGACTAATGTCCAAATTAATCATGGAATATGGATGAGAATAAACTGAAGAAGCTGTATCCCAGCAAAAAAGAAAGTTAACTACTTTGTTCACACGCTCCCTCAaagataaattgcatgcataattCTCTACCATACACAAAGTCATGACTCAATCAACCCATAATCATATTTCATGATTCCAAATGGGAACAATAGACATACAGAAAAGCGACATGCTATGGGATGGTAAAGTATATTACACATGCTCGGCAAGATACTAACTATACATTAGCTTACTTCTTCTTACCATTTGCAGTGACGATTATTCTGAAGATGTATTCAGCAAGAGTACATGTGTACTCGCACAGAAAGGATACCAATCCAGACAGTTCGATTAAAGACACATGTTCTGCTGGGAAATCAATGAGTGctccttttatattttctgtgAGCCTATGACTGCCTGCGTTCGTAAACATTTTGGGTAAGGTTGAAGATTGAAGAAAAATATGATCTAAAAAAATCATTAATCTAAATCAGACTAgtttagaagaagaaaaaaagaagtcGGATTGCAGCTCGACCAGCGAGGCGCTAGTCGCCCATGGCCCGCTTTGTGAACAATCCTTCACCCCTTTCCTCGGTGTTTTACCTATCACGCGGCACAACGCATCGGACGAAGAGTGCGGGGGTGATGAGCGAGAACTAGATGGCAGCCAACGGCTAAGGCAGCGAAAAGCGGGAAGCTAGGCGGCGACCGCGAACAGGTGCTTGGCGGCAACGATCTGTAGTATTTTGACCTGCAGAATTGTTTCTACTCGCATCGAACATATGCAGTATTGCCTGGTGGCTCACCGTGCACACTTCAATGGAATCATTGCTTGAGAGCAAGGAGCCCTGCAGCAGCGGTGCTAGTGGAGATCAAAAGTTTGCACGGATGGTTAGAGTATATATAATTCATAGGCAGCCCTGATTGATTAGAATGTGAAGGGAATATGCTTTTCAAAACAATAAAAAGAAGTTGGTTGTGAATGCTCTGATAGTGGGGAGAGAAGAGGTTCAGTCGCCGTTTGGTTCTCTGAGTGATCAGCTGCGGCACATCGTGCTAGCATGAAATTTGGCTAGACAATTAAATGTTATCATGTAGAAAATCGAGTGCGTCTAAATTTGATCAGATGGCTCTGATTATTTGAGATGATGTGGCTCATTGTGGAggcagcttgcaaacattaaatacaCATAGTGGGaatcaactttatagatattatagatatacGATAAAAGAAGGGGTTATTTctccatttctaactagggttGTTGACTTTTTGTTCCTATTTTAGGAGAACCATATGTATAATGACTTGGTGTCCTTAGTGGAGCTCCAAATCTCGATCACGGTTTTTCCCTTCACTTATTTCATAAAATCAGACTCTATTGTCTCGAGAGGTATTCAGATTATTGGGTTACCAGTTTTCTCCAGAATCCAAATAAATAGTCTAGTATATGTCAAATTAATATGTATCATCAAAATCATGGCATAACGTCGAGAGGGGAGAGAAACTAGGTACGCATTTTCTATCTATCCATTCGAAGCAACACTGTTCACATCATCAAAAATGTATTGACAATTGAATTTAAATCTACGGTTGAGATTTAACATAAGGTGCCGTAACATAATTCCATCATACAGGAATGGGTATGTATGCGAGGGCCGGGGGCCCCTCAGCTGCCCTCGGCAACCTCATACAGCGTTAGGCCCTTGGCATACACGAAGCTGTCGGTATATGCATGTATACCAAGGGCATACCGTGGCCATCGGCAAACGTTTGCGCTCAGCAAAAGAAGTACCATGACAGGGGCTGGGCCGTCGTCATAGCTTGGCCACGTGGCATGACCTGGCGCCACGCAGTGAAGGGGGTATGCCGAGGGCCACACCATCGGCATAGGACAAAATGAAATCAGGAaattatacaacatgatcaacaATCTAAAATTAGGCCAGATCAAGTGTAGTGTTAATTCACCTTATTTCATACACAGAACTAGAAAAATTAAAAGCAATGGAGATATCTATCTATACATAAGATCTGCTCAAGAACAAGTACAAAATCATAACTAAATGTGTAGGTGACACCAAGCTCAATGACCGAATTGCAGGGGAGAACACCGAGGACTTACCTCATCGGAGTGGAAGAAGAGGGCACCACACCGTCACATTGCAGCAAGGCAGGGGCAGAGTTGAAGAAGACGAAGGAGAAAGGCTGGGCCAGCCGCAACATACCACCGCACGGATGTGCAGGACGCCGCCGGTCAAGATGTAAGTGGCATTTAATGGAACCGCATGCCTCCCACGAAAAAGATGATCAAATGGCGAATGCGGACGTCTGCATAGCTTATGCGGTCCACGTGGCGGAGCCACCAACGCCAGCGGGCAACGGCTTCTTGCGCACTCTGCGCCGCTGCATCGAGCGGGCGTACAATCCTACATAGCTTGCCACGGCCGCCATGTGCCAGAGCTGGCGCGCCAGCCCCTGCCCGACCTTGCAGCGTCTACCACCTTCCCGACCACGATATGCCCTTCCCTGGcggagctcgccgcggacgccccCACCCTACCGGAACTTGCCCCCGCCCACACCAGCCCGTGGCGGAGCTCGCCACGGCCGCCTCCAACCTGCCGGAGCTTGACCCCGCCCGCACTAGCCCGTGGCGGAGCTCGCCGCGCCCACCCCCACCCTGCCGGAGCAGCTCTCCAGGCGGCACTCCGGGTGTGGCCACTGGCTAGGCGGAGTCAGCGGTGAAGTCTAGAACGAAGGCTGGAGGAGCACCATGATGGTAGGTCGGCACGTACACCGTCGCTGTTgtcacggcggcggcgcgcacgTCGTCGCCGTTGTCAGCGTGTACGCCGTTGGATGATTGGCTCATTGTCGGCTCATACGGTGTCGCTCGTACGGTGTCGCGTGTCGGAGCACTGCGGTTGCGTCTTGTCCTGCAATATGCCGACGTTGGTGTCTCCGGCCAAGATTCGGACAAGGTGCAGCAGCTTAAGAGATGCTGCCGTCCGGCGAGTTGCAGGCGTGCAGCCAAACAATACCCAGCGTGCTGCCGTCCCCTATGCTCTACGCCCCGCTCCTGCTAGCTCATTCTATTTCTTTATGACACCAGCGAGCAGAGCATTTTCACCTTGTCGCGGTTTTCGTGGCGCCACTTAGAACATGTCTAACAGACTCCCTAAATTTCCGTCCCGTAAAACACGTGTAGAGGGCTCTGTATATAAAACGCGAGTACTTTTAACCGGACAAAAACGCCTCCCGTCTAGCAGTCCCCGTATACGAAAACTGTAAAAGAGCATATTCTAAGAATATGCTTCTTTTTTCATCTCTTCGCGCTGCAGCCCCGCCGCCGGACCTGCCGCGCCACCGGACCTGCCGCCCCGCACCACCGTACATGCCGCCTCGAGCTGCTGCCACGCACAGCCCCGCCGCCTCGCCCCGCTTCTCAGGCCGCGGGCGGCCCCCGTCGCCTTGCGCCGCCtcaggccgccatggcccccgtcGCCTTGTGCCGCCTCAGGCCGCCATGGCCACCCTGGTCCTGCCCCGTCGCGGCGCACCCGCCCTGCCCGCACCGGCGCCGGTTCCGCCCGTCCCCGCCGGCTCCGCCCGAGTGGGAGAACGCAGAATTTTGCTTCAAAATTCATCTAGTTTTTCATTATTTGATAGAAATCTTGGTGGGTTGAAAGAAATTGGTAGAGATTTGATAGAATTTAGAGCTCGTTGGCTCGAATTGGTCGCCGGAGTGGAGTTtgtttggcggcggcgcggcgaggtccGGTGGTGCGAGTGCGGTTTTCACCCCTATAAGCCCCTCCACCCTCTAAAAGTAAGGGGCGAGGAGAAAATTCCCGGGGCCCTGTATATTTTAGATACGGGGTGAACCGTTtagggggcctgctagacggccattTTCGCCCGCACCCCGTATACCGCTGGAATTATACAAGTCCGACGTGGtttagggggtctgttagacatgctcttacgcaCGTGAAGCCGCGAAACTAAACAGGTGGCAACCATAAAATCCCTGAAACTAATATGTGGCCGAAGCGGCGTGGCTAAATTGTCCAGCGGACGCACCACTTACATCCTGAGCCACCAGCAGCAGGCGGTACCACCACCAAGCACCAACACCACCACACCACCTGAAAAAAACATGGGTGAATAAGGTCAACATAAATCAAGAAGCATTCTTGCTAGAGCATCTCTATCGGCAGTCCCTATATTATGACCAGCAAAACCCCGGCCATGCACACATTCCCGCCGTACTGGGAGGGGATGCTCGCACTGGCGCCCCTATAAAAATATGACTAAAGACGAAACCAAAGAATTTCACTCAAAATTAAGAAACTTCAAAATTTGAACTAATCTCTATTCTTTCTTGTCAGAGTCGGCGTTGAGAATGACGGCCTCACTAGCCAACCGCATGAAAGCTTCGTAGCGGGCGGCGAACATGAGAGCATCTTCACCCGCATCCTCCAAAGCATCTCCCAAAGGGATTTAGGACGCGCTGGACAAAAaatcgttcccagccgcgcgccctaaaGCCCCTTTCCGTCCGacacggcccaatacggtgtccggcgccccgagcccgtccccgctacaaggGACGCTTCGGGCACgatggacacaacgaaaagcgtggCGGGCTCCCACCTATCAGTGAGTATTTCCATAACCGTTGGTTCATGCCTTTTATTTCCCCTTACGCCtttcctcccgcgcctcccaccccttcgTCGCCGCTCGATTTGCCGGCCATTTCGacggctgatctcttctgagtcggcaccgtcgtcgcggctggctCTCTCGCCGGCCctttcgccgccgccgcttcgccagcgtcaaatccgccccacctccacgcacaCAAGGTATTTGACGACTTGTCATGTAGGCGCGATAggccgctgttcgttgcctcgtctgccgcggctgaattttaaccattaattttgcttcagacatggatagcgacgacaagatgcttgtccgactgctggaggatgagcaagccttcgacgatgtTATCGGGGAGCATTTGctaatcatcgcgtccctccaggacatggttgacTCCGGGGCGGagaagcggaagaggccgcgccaaGGAGGACCAAAGCAGggtagaaagaagtcgaagccccggcagaggatgaaggggcataccatgctgcgcaacaactacttcgcagatgacgcaacacatgccgaTAGTTTTCGGcacggtataggatgagcaagggtttgttcacGAGCAAGATCAAAGGATAAGGATGAGCAAAGGTTTTCTCTCAATAGTTTTCGAAGCGAAAGCACTCATCTGCGCACCAGATGAATGATTTAGATCAAGGTTGTATAAAGTACAAATGCAACACTAATATGGACAATTGGATATATTTTTCCCATTAAGACACTAGAGGAAGTGGTCCAGATCATAAGTTCTTGATGATGAGACACATTGAATGTATTGTGGAAGTAGCCGAAAGGGCTCATCCCAGGAGAAGTACATCATCCTGTAATCAGAGATGTCACATGCATATACAAATCTAGGTTAGGTTCAATCCATCGATCAAGGAGCAGCAGTACCTTAATCTAGCTAGCTACATCGATCATAAACTGAAACACTAGAATGCCCCGCACCACCGTACATGCCGCCTCGAGCTGCTGCCACGCACCGCCCCGCCGCCTCGCCCCGCTTCTCAGGCCGCGGGCGGCCCCCGTC from Lolium rigidum isolate FL_2022 chromosome 4, APGP_CSIRO_Lrig_0.1, whole genome shotgun sequence encodes the following:
- the LOC124649626 gene encoding probable LRR receptor-like protein kinase At1g51890, whose translation is MELSTPLAMTGGPWLLILCLAAGAVLQACAQPDSKGFISIDCGLSGKTGYMDDKTKISYSPDAGFIDVGTNHNISAKYMHTANSKHLHNLRSFAGMRNCYTLRSLVPGAKYIIRATFKYGNYDGLNRPPAFDLHVGVNYRHTVDITNPYEMEHVEVMIVVPDDFVQVCLVNTGAGAPYISSLDLRPLDRSLYPQVTAAQGLALAFRINFGPTDHTDIVRYPDDPHDRIWYPWLNDWTEISTTQKVYNSLGNNSFFMVPSAVLQTAVIPLNVSRNIKISWISRPTTMDPGRLGCIVILYFAELQVIPANAVRQMNVVLNDKPWYTTGFTPEYRYAAVTYNTLPFEYLIYELSIEATNNATLPPFINAAEIFFVFATTNLGTDSQDVSAITAIKAKYRVTKNWMGDPCVPKTMAWDSLTCSYTIDSRSRITSVNLSSSGLNGDISSYFTNLKAVQSLDLSNNNLIGSIPEALAQLPFLTVLDLSGNQLNGSIPSGLLKRIQEGSLKLIYGNNPNLCINGNSCQLHAKKNSKLALYIAVPAVLLVVIVLVAILLICLLKRKKQGSVDNSIMLQNETVTSHAIANHVADYSSLQRLESRRFTYKELEIITNNFQQVLGQGGFGYVYSGFLEDGAQVAVKLRSHSSNQGVKEFLAEAEILTRIHHMNLVSMVGYCMDGEYMALIYEYMPEGTLQEHIEGSNRNGACLSWPQRLRIALESAQGLEYLHKGCNPPIIHRDVKATNILLNSKLEARIADFGLSKAFNSNDTHVYTNTLVGTPGYVDPEYQATMQLTTKSDVYSFGIVLLELVTGKPAILREPEPINIISWARQRLAQGNIEAVVDERMGSDYDVNSVWKAADLALKCTAYSSMQRPTMTDMVAQLHECIELENAGDYANTGVYTSSSDNDPNMSYDAYPTDQSSIVRRNSTAFEMEHNLRRKTTMPTGPDAR